TGTCCTTTGATTGATCATACAGAGACTATCTTTGCTAAAGAAGAGCTATTAAAAAACACGGATTTAATGCCTAATGCAAAGGAAGTGCTTGAAAGATTGGCAAGCAGCCACGAGCTTGTAATATGTTCTCTAGGAAACTTGGACAATATATCTAATAAAGCTAAGTGGATTAAAAATAATCTGCCTTTTATTAAAAATGTTATATTAATCTCAAGCGCTGTGGGGGCTAATGGAATGAAGATGGACAAGAGCAGTGTAGATATGAAAAACTCCATATTTATTGATGACCATATAGACAGCCTTTTAAGCAGCAATGCTGAAGTTAAAATTTGTTTCGGCAAGGAATATTCCTGGAACAAGAGCTGGACGGGACAACGATGCATTGACTGGAGAGAAGTTGAAAAGCTATTGCTATAATTTTTATATAATATTCCAATAATCACGGGATGGCTACTCATAAGAATTAACCGTCCCTTTGTTTCTTTGTCTTTATAAATTATCTGTGTTGACATCAAAGCATGAGAAGTGTATAATAAATTCAGTTGAATACAATTAAATTTTATATTATTATATAGAAAGGATAAGCATGGATAAGTACGATAAGATTAAATTGAACAACCAAATATGTTTTCCTCTATATGCGCTGTCAAGGGAAGTCATTAAGCTGTACCAACCCATACTAAGCAAGTACAATTTAACCTATACCCAGTACATTGCAATGCTTGTTATGTGGGAGGAAGAAAAGATTAATTTTAAGCAGTTAGGTCAAAGGCTGCACTTAGATTCAGGAACACTTACCCCGCTTCTTAAAAAGCTTGAGTCTATGGACCTTATTGTTAAGTATAGAAACAAAGATGATGATAGAGTTGTTACTGTGGAGCTGACTGAAAGAGGCAAGCTTTTAAGAGACGAGATACTGGAGGTTCCGGATGCAGTATACTGCAATTTCAAGGGCAGTGAACAGAAGCTTTTAATGCTTAAAAAGCAGTTGGATGAGCTATTGAGCACTATGGAGGATAAGTAAGTCAAATTCTATTTAGATTTGACTTTATATTTTAACAAGATTGATTGAGTTAAATTAAATTTATATAAATGAAAGTAATTTTAAAGGAGAATGAACAATGAAATTTTATGATTTTTCAGCAAATGATATTTATGGTGAAGAGGTAAAAATGGATGCCTACAAGGGGAAGGCAGTCTTGGTTGTTAACACTGCAAGCAAATGCGGACTAACCCCACAATTTAAGGAATTAGAAGCCCTATACGAGGAATATAAAGACAAGGGTCTTGAGATACTCGGTTTCCCATGCAATCAATTTGCAAATCAGGATTCAGGAAGCAATGAAGACATACAGCAATTTTGCCAGTTGAATTATGGAGTCACCTTCACAATGTTTGAAAAGATAGATGTAAACGGAAGTGAGGCACACCCTTTATATAAATACCTGAAAGGTGAGGCAAAAGGCTTTATAAGCAAGGAAATAAAGTGGAACTTCACTAAGTTCTTAATTGACTCTGATGGAAACGTGATAAAAAGATATGCACCTACAGTGGTACCGTCAAAGATTAAAAAGGATATAGAAAAATGCTTGGCATAGGACCATATTAGCAATGAATTAGCACTATTTCTGCCAGAAAGGTGCTTTTTTATTTTCATAGTTAAAATCTTATATCTAAGTCTTGATACGAAATGTAATTGAGATATAATTACAATGAATGCTTAAGGCAAAAGAAGGGATTGATTATTATGCAAAAGGGAATATATGTTATTACAGGTGTAATGGCATCAGGCAAATCAACTGTTGCTGAAGCTTTATCAAAAAAACTAGAAAAGAGTGTTCATATCCATGGAGATACTTTTAGGAAGATGATTGTAAGCGGCAGAGAAGAAATGTGTGAAAGTCCAAGTGAAGAGGCCTTAAACCAGCTTGATTTAAGGTATCGTATCGCTGCAAAAGCTGCAAAGGAATATTATGATAGCGGCTTTACAGTTGTTGTTCAGGACAACTATTTAGGGGATAAGCTAATGTATTTTGTGGAACTTCTAAAGAACTACCCAGTTTATGTTATCGTGTTAAGTCCTAGTATAAGAACCATAGAACACCGGGAAAAAAATAGAGGAAAGAAAGGTTACATTGGTTTTACGGTTGAAAGCTTATATCAAGGTTTCATGGAAAATACACCTAGAATAGGGCTTTGGCTGGACACATCTAGTATGTCACCACAAGAAACAGTGGATGAAATTATAAAAAGGGCTGACAGTGAAGCAAAATATAACTAATTCGGGTAAAACTAATGAGGATTTAAAGACAACCCTATAGAATAAATAAAGTTGTTTCTTTGCCTTGATTGCTTTATAATTGAAAAAAAGGCTATAATAATGCAAAAATAACATAATAACAAATGGAGGCAGTTTTAATGTCAGAGGTTTCAATTATTAAACCTATATATCAGCAGATTGCTATAGATGTGGCAAGTAGGATAGCAAGCGGTGAATTTGCTGTTGGAGAAAGAATCCATGGACGGTCCACCCTTGCAGGTCAATATAATGTATCTCCTGAGACTATTAGGAGAGCTATTATTATTTTAGAAGACGTAGGTATTGTAGAAGTTGCTCAGGGCAGCGGCATTACAGTAAAATCGAGAGATGGAGCCTTTAAGTTTATTGAGAAATTTAAGAGCAAGGATTCAATGACTTCTATTAAAAAGAACATGGAGAATATATTGAATGAAAAAAGAAAGCTTGAAGATAGCTTGACTTCTTATGTAGATATGCTTATTGACTACTCGGAAAGATTTAAAAACTCCAATCCTTTTGCTCCTATGGAAATTGAAATACCTAAAGAATCAAAGCTTCTTGGAAAGACAGTTGCGGAGACCAACTTTTGGCAGAATACAGGAGCGACTATAATAGGTATAAGAAGAGAAGGAACTTTGATATTGTCACCAGGACCATATGTTGCTTTTAATGCTGGTGATATTTATGTAATGATAGGCGAGGAAAGCTCCTACGAAAGAGTGAAAAATTTTATAAAAGAATAAAGGGTTTTAAGATTAAAATATTTTTTTAGAGTTATTGCAAATATCTCCCAAGAGTGATATATTTATAACATGGATGTTATAAATATATCACTCTTGGGAGGTTTATTTTATGGATGCGAAAATGAATGTTAAACTAAGGCTTACTATGGAGGTAGTAACAGCGCTATATCTATTTCTTAGTGCATTACTAAAGAATATTAATGTAATTAACTCTAACAGCTCAATGTATCCAGTTTTTATTTGGATAGCAATATGGTGCGTAATATTTTTATATCGTAAAAAATTAGGTGGAATAACTGATGAGCTAGTAGTTTCTATATTGTCTAAAGTAAACAGAATAGATGTATATTTTTTAATAGTTGTGGTTGGTATTTTTAGCATCTTCCTTGTATCTCCGTATAATAGTCTTATAATTTCAAAGGTTACAATAGGGTTATATTTAATGTTTATATTACTAATCGCAACTGTTATTAGATTGTTATTGTTTATATATTATGATAGAAAGGGGATATATAAATAAGTGTCAATTTTAATAACAAGGATAAGAGAATATAGAGAAAAAGCATCAATAAGTCAAAATGAGCTTGCAAAACTTGTAGGGGTTAGAAGAGAAACAATAGTTCATTTAGAAAACGGAAAATATAACCCTTCTTTAAAATTAGCAATGGACATATCAAAGGTGTTCAATACAACAGTTGAAAACCTGTTTGAATTTATTGATTAATTAATTATATTTAGCAGAGCATGTTAATTTGAAAAAATTAATGTGCTCTTTTATTTTCTCTTGTTCATAGAATCGTAATATTTAAATTAGTCAGGCAACATTTACAAATAGACAACCTTGTGGTAATATAAAGTTGTCACATAAAGACAACTTGCTTAAATAAGAAGGTTGTCAGTGGAGGTTTAAGAGCTTAAGCATTCAAGACGGTACTGAAAGAGAAGGCAATAATGATTATGAATGTAGAAAGCTATAGGAGGGGTTTTATGTTAGAGTTTAAGAATATAAGCAAGGTTTTTAAGAATAAAACCATAATAGAAAACATTAGTTTTACAGTAAACAAAGGGGAGTTTGTAGTTTTAATTGGGCCAAGCGGCTGCGGTAAGACTACAACTTTAAAAATGATAAATAAGCTGATACCAGCTACCTCAGGAAATATCTACCTTGATGGTAAGGATATTTTAAAAGAGGATGTCATTACCCTAAGAAGAAATATGGGCTATGTAATTCAGCAGACTGGCCTTTTTCCTCATATGACCGTTGGTGAAAACATTGGACTTATACCAAGGCTTGAAAAGTGGGAAGAAAGCAAAATAGTTGAAAGAACTGTTGAGCTTTTAAACATGGTGGGCATGGAGTCTGAGCAGTATATAGACAGGTACCCCTGCGAGCTAAGCGGAGGACAGCAGCAGAGAATAGGGGTTGCAAGAGCTTTTGCCACAAATCCAGATATAATCCTTATGGATGAACCATTTAGCGCTCTGGATCCAATAACAAGAAGCCAGCTTCAGGATGAGCTTTTCAATTTGCAGCAAGAGCTTAAAAAGACAATTGTCTTTGTCACTCACGATATGGATGAGGCTTTAAAGCTTGCAGACAGAATATGCATTATGAAGGACGGTAAAATTCTTCAGTTTGATACTCCAGAAAATATACTAAAGAAGCCGGCGGATGAGTTTGTTGAAGAATTTATAGGAAAGAATAGAATATGGCAGCAGCCTGAATTTATAAAAGCTAAGGATATTATGATAGCTGAGCCTGTTAAGACGAGCCGTTCAAGGACAATAGTCCAAGCTGTTGAAATAATGAAATCAAATAAAGTAGATAGTTTGATGATTGTAGACAAAGCAAACAAGCTGGAAGGAATCGTTACTCTTAAAAATATAAGAAAGCAGGAGAGTACTTCATTAAAGCTTGAAAGCATTATGGAGACAGAGGTTAAGTTTGTTAATATTGATGAATCTCTAATAGATATATTAAAGAAAATGAATGAGCTTCATATTGGATACGTACCAGTTGTAGACGAAGCTTCTAGATTGGTTGGATTAATTACGAAAAGCAGCCTTCTAAGCGTGTTAAGCAATCAATACATCAATCAGGAGGTGGAGATTTAATGAGTTTATTTAAAGGCTTTATGGAATTTATAGCCTCGAGAAGCAGCCAGATTACAGCTTTAATTCTTGAGCACATACAATTAACAATATTTGCAGTAGTAATAGCTATAGCTATAGGAATTCCTCTAGGAATACTCATAACCAGAGTAAAAAAACTCTCTGGTCCAATACTTGGCTTTGCAAATGTAATACAAGCTGTCCCAAGCTTAGCACTGCTGGGCTTTTTGATCCCTCTCCTAGGAATAGGGAGTAAACCTGCAATTCTTATGGTATTTTTATACTCCCTACTTCCAATAATTAAAAACACCTATACAGGACTAATGAATATTAATCCTGATATAATTGAAGCCTCCAAGGGCATGGGAATGACTAAAAGCCAGATTTTAAGAATGGTTCAGCTTCCCCTTGCCCTTCCAATAATTATGACAGGTATTAGAATATCAGCTGTTACAGCTGTCGGACTTATGACAATTGCAGCCTTTGTTGGCGCAGGCGGTCTTGGTTACATGGTTTTCTCAGGTGTTCAGACCGTTAATAATTACATGATACTAGCTGGCGCAATACCAGCATGTCTATTGGCACTTGCAATGGACTTTGTGGTAGGAAAGATTGAAAAAGGGGTAACACCACCAGGAATAAGAAAAGCAGATGGAACAATTAAGCTTCCAAAGAAAAAAAGCTATAAGCCTACTTTAATGCAAAAGTATATAGCTGCTGCATTGGCAGTTATATTTATAGCTTCTGGAGTTTATTTCTACACAAGAAAGTCAGACAAAATAGTAGTGGGTTCTAAAAACTATAATGAGCAGCTGGTACTTGGAAACATGCTAGCAGAACTAATTGAAGGAAATACAGATCTTGAGGTTGACAGAAAGCTAAATCTTGGAGGCTCCAGTATAGCCTTTGACGCCCTTAAAACTGGAGAGCTGGATATGTACGTGGAATATATAGGTACCGCACTTGTTAATATAATGAAACAGCCCGTAGTTAATGACCCTGACAAGGCTTATGACATTGTAAGCGACTATTTTAGTAAAAACTACGGCATAACCTGGCTTGAGCCGCTGGGCTTTAACAATACCTACACTTTGGCTGTTAGAATGGATACTGCTGAAAAGTATAACCTAGAGACTTTTTCAGACATAGCTAAAGTAGCAGACCAGCTTACCTTAGGCTGCACCATAGAGTTCAGCAATAGAGAAGACGGCTATCTGGGATTAAATAAAATGTATAACATGAAATTTAAAGGTGTTAGCCCAGTTGATGGAGGCTTAAGATATACTTCCTTAAACAGCAATAAGACAGATGTTATAGATGCTTTTTCAACAGATGGCTTATTAAAGGCCTTTGGGCTTAAGGTTTTAAAGGATGATAAGAACTTTTTTCCACCTTATCACGCCGCTCCTATAGTAAGTACTAAAACTTTGGAGAAATATCCAGAACTTAAGCCTTTAATAAATAAGCTAGGTAACAAGCTTAATGATGATAAGATGAGAGAACTAAACTATAAGGTGGATAAGCTTAACGAAGATCCTGCAAAAGTTGCAAGAGATTTCTTGCTTGAAAGT
The genomic region above belongs to Clostridium swellfunianum and contains:
- a CDS encoding 5' nucleotidase, NT5C type; the encoded protein is MKKIFLDFDCTIADTVQAYCKVYNSYYKEHEGFKEADYNSVNRYDFKDQCPLIDHTETIFAKEELLKNTDLMPNAKEVLERLASSHELVICSLGNLDNISNKAKWIKNNLPFIKNVILISSAVGANGMKMDKSSVDMKNSIFIDDHIDSLLSSNAEVKICFGKEYSWNKSWTGQRCIDWREVEKLLL
- a CDS encoding MarR family winged helix-turn-helix transcriptional regulator produces the protein MDKYDKIKLNNQICFPLYALSREVIKLYQPILSKYNLTYTQYIAMLVMWEEEKINFKQLGQRLHLDSGTLTPLLKKLESMDLIVKYRNKDDDRVVTVELTERGKLLRDEILEVPDAVYCNFKGSEQKLLMLKKQLDELLSTMEDK
- a CDS encoding glutathione peroxidase translates to MKFYDFSANDIYGEEVKMDAYKGKAVLVVNTASKCGLTPQFKELEALYEEYKDKGLEILGFPCNQFANQDSGSNEDIQQFCQLNYGVTFTMFEKIDVNGSEAHPLYKYLKGEAKGFISKEIKWNFTKFLIDSDGNVIKRYAPTVVPSKIKKDIEKCLA
- a CDS encoding AAA family ATPase, which translates into the protein MRYNYNECLRQKKGLIIMQKGIYVITGVMASGKSTVAEALSKKLEKSVHIHGDTFRKMIVSGREEMCESPSEEALNQLDLRYRIAAKAAKEYYDSGFTVVVQDNYLGDKLMYFVELLKNYPVYVIVLSPSIRTIEHREKNRGKKGYIGFTVESLYQGFMENTPRIGLWLDTSSMSPQETVDEIIKRADSEAKYN
- a CDS encoding TrkA C-terminal domain-containing protein, which produces MSEVSIIKPIYQQIAIDVASRIASGEFAVGERIHGRSTLAGQYNVSPETIRRAIIILEDVGIVEVAQGSGITVKSRDGAFKFIEKFKSKDSMTSIKKNMENILNEKRKLEDSLTSYVDMLIDYSERFKNSNPFAPMEIEIPKESKLLGKTVAETNFWQNTGATIIGIRREGTLILSPGPYVAFNAGDIYVMIGEESSYERVKNFIKE
- a CDS encoding helix-turn-helix transcriptional regulator, with protein sequence MSILITRIREYREKASISQNELAKLVGVRRETIVHLENGKYNPSLKLAMDISKVFNTTVENLFEFID
- a CDS encoding betaine/proline/choline family ABC transporter ATP-binding protein (Members of the family are the ATP-binding subunit of ABC transporters for substrates such as betaine, L-proline or other amino acids, choline, carnitine, etc. The substrate specificity is best determined from the substrate-binding subunit, rather than this subunit, as it interacts with the permease subunit and not with substrate directly.); this encodes MLEFKNISKVFKNKTIIENISFTVNKGEFVVLIGPSGCGKTTTLKMINKLIPATSGNIYLDGKDILKEDVITLRRNMGYVIQQTGLFPHMTVGENIGLIPRLEKWEESKIVERTVELLNMVGMESEQYIDRYPCELSGGQQQRIGVARAFATNPDIILMDEPFSALDPITRSQLQDELFNLQQELKKTIVFVTHDMDEALKLADRICIMKDGKILQFDTPENILKKPADEFVEEFIGKNRIWQQPEFIKAKDIMIAEPVKTSRSRTIVQAVEIMKSNKVDSLMIVDKANKLEGIVTLKNIRKQESTSLKLESIMETEVKFVNIDESLIDILKKMNELHIGYVPVVDEASRLVGLITKSSLLSVLSNQYINQEVEI
- a CDS encoding glycine betaine ABC transporter substrate-binding protein, with the protein product MSLFKGFMEFIASRSSQITALILEHIQLTIFAVVIAIAIGIPLGILITRVKKLSGPILGFANVIQAVPSLALLGFLIPLLGIGSKPAILMVFLYSLLPIIKNTYTGLMNINPDIIEASKGMGMTKSQILRMVQLPLALPIIMTGIRISAVTAVGLMTIAAFVGAGGLGYMVFSGVQTVNNYMILAGAIPACLLALAMDFVVGKIEKGVTPPGIRKADGTIKLPKKKSYKPTLMQKYIAAALAVIFIASGVYFYTRKSDKIVVGSKNYNEQLVLGNMLAELIEGNTDLEVDRKLNLGGSSIAFDALKTGELDMYVEYIGTALVNIMKQPVVNDPDKAYDIVSDYFSKNYGITWLEPLGFNNTYTLAVRMDTAEKYNLETFSDIAKVADQLTLGCTIEFSNREDGYLGLNKMYNMKFKGVSPVDGGLRYTSLNSNKTDVIDAFSTDGLLKAFGLKVLKDDKNFFPPYHAAPIVSTKTLEKYPELKPLINKLGNKLNDDKMRELNYKVDKLNEDPAKVARDFLLESGLIK